A region of Thermococcus argininiproducens DNA encodes the following proteins:
- the glnA gene encoding type I glutamate--ammonia ligase, which translates to MNDIKSVARGFSGKPRFLQLVFVDIDGIAKGMEVPIGRYEEVITEGISFDGSSIPGFQGIEDSDLTFKADPNTYVEVPWEGVAKIFGYIYKGKKPYYADPRRVLRSVTEELKKEGLTAYIGPEPEFYLFEKNGSWELKLPDGGGYFDLINLDKAREIKRTIAHYMPSFKLIPEVLHHEVGPGQHEIDFRFADALTTADNIIRFKYLVKAVAESYGLYATFMPKPLFGKPGNGMHLHISLWEGNRNIFIGEKGLSEEALYFIGGILEHAKALTAITNPTVNSYKRLVPGYEAPVYISWGYANRSALVRVPAYKGNGARIEYRCPDPSANPYFAFAAVLKAGMDGIKRQIEPFAYVEENVYELDEKKRALLGVDTLPSTLEAALEALRKDKVVKGALGEAYHNFIKYKTKEWRSYQEYLEKTEIPIDTIEITEWELERYFYV; encoded by the coding sequence ATGAACGATATCAAATCCGTTGCAAGAGGGTTTTCAGGTAAACCACGTTTTCTCCAACTTGTTTTTGTGGATATAGATGGTATTGCTAAAGGTATGGAGGTACCAATAGGGAGATACGAGGAAGTTATAACAGAGGGAATTTCATTTGATGGTTCATCAATTCCGGGCTTCCAGGGAATAGAGGATAGTGACCTTACTTTCAAGGCAGATCCAAATACTTATGTAGAAGTGCCATGGGAAGGTGTGGCGAAGATATTTGGGTACATATACAAGGGCAAAAAACCATATTATGCAGACCCGAGAAGAGTCTTGAGATCAGTCACTGAAGAGTTAAAAAAGGAGGGATTAACGGCATATATAGGTCCAGAGCCCGAGTTCTATTTATTTGAAAAAAATGGTTCATGGGAGCTAAAACTCCCAGATGGGGGAGGTTATTTCGATCTAATTAATCTAGACAAGGCGAGGGAGATTAAAAGGACGATAGCTCATTACATGCCATCCTTTAAGTTAATCCCAGAGGTTCTACACCATGAGGTGGGCCCCGGACAGCATGAGATAGATTTTCGATTTGCCGATGCCTTAACAACTGCGGATAATATAATTCGATTTAAGTATCTGGTGAAGGCTGTTGCAGAGAGTTATGGGCTTTATGCTACATTTATGCCAAAACCCCTTTTTGGAAAGCCAGGTAATGGGATGCACCTCCACATAAGTCTTTGGGAAGGGAACAGGAATATTTTCATTGGAGAAAAAGGGTTAAGTGAAGAGGCCCTTTACTTTATAGGGGGGATTTTAGAACATGCAAAGGCTTTAACAGCAATTACAAATCCAACTGTTAACTCGTATAAAAGATTAGTTCCAGGATATGAGGCACCCGTTTACATATCTTGGGGCTATGCAAATAGGAGTGCTTTAGTAAGGGTTCCTGCATATAAAGGAAATGGTGCAAGAATTGAATATAGGTGTCCCGATCCGAGTGCGAATCCGTATTTTGCATTTGCTGCAGTCTTGAAAGCTGGTATGGATGGAATAAAACGGCAGATTGAACCCTTTGCATATGTTGAGGAAAACGTCTATGAATTAGACGAGAAAAAACGAGCTTTGCTGGGAGTGGATACTCTACCCTCAACCTTAGAAGCCGCGCTTGAAGCCCTTAGAAAAGACAAGGTTGTTAAAGGTGCACTTGGTGAAGCATATCACAACTTCATTAAGTATAAAACGAAAGAATGGAGAAGTTATCAGGAATATTTGGAGAAAACTGAGATTCCCATAGATACAATAGAAATTACTGAGTGGGAACTAGAGAGATATTTTTATGTTTGA
- a CDS encoding DUF61 family protein → MPKDDEIIQKEISRLNVHLPKSRKKLAQLLKEEEPKVQLRDGQFHYFKREELEYILSLIEEHEREFLYIPIILEITTTWHGYFRVRGKVAVKIIEKILGNYDMLEEKTEIILPRYLLPKIRKKLPTTTTYAFIVE, encoded by the coding sequence ATGCCTAAAGATGATGAAATTATACAGAAAGAAATTTCCCGTTTGAATGTCCATCTTCCGAAAAGTAGAAAAAAACTTGCCCAACTGCTTAAAGAGGAAGAACCAAAAGTACAACTTAGAGATGGCCAGTTTCACTATTTTAAACGAGAGGAACTCGAGTACATCCTCTCATTAATCGAAGAACACGAAAGAGAGTTCTTATATATTCCAATAATCCTCGAAATCACCACCACCTGGCATGGATATTTTAGAGTAAGGGGTAAAGTCGCTGTAAAGATCATTGAAAAAATTCTTGGAAACTACGATATGCTAGAGGAAAAAACTGAAATAATCCTTCCTCGTTACTTATTACCAAAAATACGAAAAAAACTTCCTACTACAACAACCTACGCATTTATTGTGGAGTGA
- a CDS encoding DMT family transporter, giving the protein MLQGRAKIIFSMLIWGSVGVFARYSELDGLKLAFYRVLLGSILLILIHLLKNAGWVKGAFLNVRPKIGLVFLLGFVLALNWVFFFSAIMYTNIAKATLIYYLAPIIVVILSSVFLKENITKIRIVLVCLAFLGAFLIGSQTEMSLGNKDFVGILFAFLGAIFYASVTILGRYLRDIDSSNLTFFQLFFATLILFPVLVSVGDFYVSLNSFIVVTFIAIIHTVFALFIYMDGLKEVEANEAALLSYLDPLSAIVYAAILLGEIPTFRTVIGGSLILVASFLDMKMK; this is encoded by the coding sequence ATGCTACAGGGAAGGGCTAAAATAATATTCTCGATGTTGATATGGGGCAGTGTAGGGGTTTTTGCTCGCTATTCTGAATTAGATGGTCTAAAATTGGCCTTTTATAGGGTTCTTTTAGGGAGTATACTCCTTATTTTGATACATTTATTAAAGAATGCTGGTTGGGTTAAGGGCGCTTTTTTAAATGTGAGACCTAAGATTGGTTTGGTATTTCTATTGGGGTTTGTTTTGGCTTTAAATTGGGTATTTTTCTTTTCCGCAATCATGTATACTAACATAGCCAAAGCAACTCTTATCTATTATTTGGCGCCTATAATAGTAGTTATACTATCTTCAGTGTTTTTGAAAGAGAATATTACAAAAATAAGGATAGTTCTAGTATGTTTAGCTTTTTTAGGGGCTTTTTTAATAGGAAGCCAAACAGAGATGTCCCTTGGAAATAAGGACTTTGTTGGAATACTATTTGCTTTTTTAGGTGCAATTTTTTATGCGAGTGTAACTATTTTGGGTCGATATCTTAGGGATATTGATAGTTCCAATCTAACATTTTTTCAGTTATTTTTTGCTACGTTGATTCTTTTTCCTGTTCTAGTAAGTGTAGGAGATTTCTATGTTTCTTTAAACTCTTTCATAGTGGTTACTTTTATAGCAATTATTCATACTGTGTTTGCGCTTTTTATCTACATGGACGGCCTTAAAGAGGTTGAAGCTAATGAAGCAGCACTCTTAAGTTATCTTGATCCACTAAGTGCAATAGTTTATGCAGCGATACTTCTAGGAGAAATACCAACATTTAGAACTGTTATTGGGGGTTCGCTAATATTGGTGGCTTCGTTTTTAGATATGAAAATGAAGTGA
- the priS gene encoding DNA primase catalytic subunit PriS — protein sequence MSELFREMSKGERAKYYSEEWNVRKIPSFILKTLENREFGFDHTGEGPNDRKNVFYHIKDLEDYIKITAPYSIYSSVALYEEPRNMKGWLGAELVFDIDAKDLPLKRCNHETGKVCPICLEDAKELTKDTFIILKEDFGFENVHLVYSGRGYHIRVLDDWALSLDSKAREKILNYISSAEEVAFEDLQERRILLSSGYFRVFRFRFGYFIKRVSEYHLRNIGLNRRQIEQILEKKEHIYRDFVEKGMLTAFPRGVGYRTLLRLFSLSTTFSKAYFDGRVTVDIKRILRLPSSLHSKVGLITTYIGINERDLEKFDPFKNAVPKFREKEVKEAYKLWVEKLEE from the coding sequence ATGAGTGAACTCTTTAGAGAGATGAGTAAAGGAGAGAGGGCAAAATATTATTCAGAGGAATGGAATGTACGGAAGATACCCTCATTCATACTTAAAACTCTTGAAAATAGGGAGTTTGGTTTCGATCATACCGGAGAAGGCCCTAATGATAGAAAAAACGTGTTCTACCATATAAAAGATTTAGAGGATTACATAAAGATAACAGCCCCATATTCGATCTATTCAAGCGTTGCTCTTTATGAAGAACCGAGAAATATGAAAGGATGGCTAGGAGCGGAGCTTGTTTTTGATATAGATGCAAAAGACTTGCCTCTGAAAAGATGCAATCATGAAACAGGGAAAGTATGTCCGATATGTTTAGAAGATGCCAAAGAGCTCACTAAAGATACTTTCATTATACTAAAGGAAGACTTTGGATTTGAGAATGTTCACCTTGTTTACTCGGGAAGAGGATATCACATACGGGTTTTAGATGATTGGGCACTTAGTCTGGATTCGAAAGCAAGAGAGAAAATTCTAAATTATATTTCCAGTGCTGAAGAGGTTGCTTTCGAGGATCTTCAAGAAAGGAGGATATTATTATCTTCCGGATATTTCAGAGTATTTCGATTTAGATTTGGATATTTTATTAAGCGTGTTTCTGAGTATCATTTGAGAAACATTGGTCTAAATAGGCGACAAATTGAACAGATACTAGAAAAGAAGGAGCACATATATAGGGATTTTGTAGAAAAAGGTATGTTAACTGCATTTCCTCGCGGAGTGGGATACAGAACACTGCTGAGACTTTTTAGTCTGTCAACTACTTTTTCTAAAGCTTATTTTGATGGTAGAGTTACGGTAGATATTAAACGGATTTTAAGACTTCCTTCCTCTCTACATTCAAAAGTGGGCCTTATAACTACATATATTGGGATCAATGAAAGGGATCTTGAAAAATTTGACCCCTTTAAAAATGCGGTGCCAAAATTCAGAGAAAAAGAAGTCAAAGAGGCATATAAGCTCTGGGTGGAGAAGTTGGAGGAGTGA
- the priL gene encoding DNA primase large subunit PriL — MLDPFGKHAQEILKEFGSINDLLEVIPNHIGIDMALERVKWLKSGEVPQHILRFDEWKDLISFYALLGALAFSPYGLEMELVKEANLRIYLARIEKSRNFSELALPIEKVQADELPRKDRTILEKSLHKELPSEEKEKYLLQYKIALKDFLMLNEDSLKGFYIKGGYVYLNRSQLIELWKRSFGRNMERAVNILYEIREELPQYYMELYSGLSEIAREQFKERLERLGSATAQPLRFELFPPCIKIVLNGVPSGLRNYGITVLLTSFLSYARICPNPSKRDVKVKDCIKDLKVIKEEILPVIVQAGNRCSPPLFQDQPNEIKNIWYHLGFGYTLEPNLEDSGSSTWYFPPNCEKIRASAPQLCKPDRDCRYIRNPLTYYLRKLYLESKKEKSTGENNE, encoded by the coding sequence ATGTTAGATCCGTTTGGAAAACATGCTCAGGAGATATTAAAAGAATTTGGAAGTATTAATGACCTATTAGAAGTTATTCCGAATCATATTGGTATTGATATGGCATTAGAACGGGTCAAATGGTTAAAAAGCGGGGAAGTTCCTCAACATATTCTGAGATTTGATGAATGGAAGGACTTAATAAGTTTCTACGCCTTGTTGGGGGCGTTAGCATTTTCTCCATACGGCTTAGAGATGGAACTTGTTAAAGAAGCAAATTTGAGAATATACCTAGCAAGGATAGAAAAATCGAGAAATTTTTCAGAACTGGCATTACCCATAGAAAAAGTGCAGGCAGATGAACTTCCCAGAAAAGACAGAACCATACTTGAAAAAAGTTTACATAAAGAACTACCATCTGAGGAGAAGGAGAAATACCTTCTGCAATATAAGATTGCATTAAAAGATTTTTTAATGCTTAATGAGGACTCTCTCAAAGGTTTTTATATAAAAGGGGGATATGTGTACCTTAATAGATCTCAACTTATTGAGTTGTGGAAAAGAAGCTTTGGGAGAAATATGGAGAGGGCAGTTAACATACTCTATGAAATTCGGGAGGAACTACCACAATATTACATGGAATTGTATTCAGGGCTAAGTGAAATTGCTAGAGAGCAGTTTAAAGAGAGGCTTGAGAGGCTTGGAAGTGCAACAGCCCAACCACTACGTTTTGAGCTCTTTCCTCCTTGTATTAAGATAGTTTTAAATGGCGTACCTAGTGGTTTGAGAAACTATGGAATAACAGTCCTTTTGACCTCCTTTTTGAGCTACGCTAGAATATGTCCAAATCCCTCTAAGAGAGATGTTAAAGTAAAAGACTGTATAAAGGATTTAAAAGTCATCAAGGAAGAGATTTTACCTGTAATAGTCCAAGCGGGTAATAGGTGCAGTCCACCATTATTTCAAGATCAACCAAATGAAATTAAGAATATATGGTACCATCTTGGCTTTGGGTATACGTTGGAACCAAATTTAGAAGATAGTGGAAGTTCTACTTGGTATTTCCCCCCTAACTGTGAGAAGATACGGGCAAGCGCTCCTCAACTTTGTAAGCCTGATAGGGATTGCAGGTATATTAGAAATCCCCTCACGTATTATCTGAGGAAGCTCTACTTAGAAAGTAAAAAAGAAAAATCAACGGGGGAGAACAATGAGTGA
- a CDS encoding ATPase domain-containing protein, whose protein sequence is MTNSFPTKRVKSGIPGFDDLIGGGFPEESTVLITGSTGTGKTTFVAQYIYKGAEEYGEPGVFVTLEERAKDIRREMGQFGWDLEKYEKQGLIAIVDGVSSISGIPSEEKFVLEDTINVDSFLRYIYRVVKAINAKRLVIDSIPSIAFRLQDEREIRGVLLKLNTILLEMGVTTLLTTEAPDPKGGKISKYGIEEYISRGVVLLDLQEKNIELKRYLLVRKMRGTRHSMRKYPFEITNKGVVVYPSGEIY, encoded by the coding sequence ATGACCAACTCGTTTCCAACTAAAAGAGTTAAAAGTGGGATACCGGGGTTTGACGATCTGATAGGAGGAGGTTTCCCCGAAGAATCCACCGTCCTTATCACAGGGAGTACTGGTACCGGAAAAACAACATTCGTCGCCCAATACATCTACAAAGGAGCAGAGGAATATGGAGAACCCGGTGTTTTTGTCACATTAGAGGAGAGAGCCAAAGATATTAGGAGAGAAATGGGCCAATTTGGATGGGATCTCGAGAAATATGAAAAACAAGGCCTCATAGCCATAGTGGATGGCGTTAGTTCTATTTCTGGTATTCCCTCTGAGGAAAAATTTGTACTAGAAGACACCATAAATGTTGACAGCTTTTTAAGATACATATATCGTGTTGTTAAAGCAATAAATGCAAAAAGACTTGTTATTGACTCAATCCCCTCAATAGCATTTAGACTCCAGGATGAAAGAGAAATTAGAGGAGTTTTATTAAAACTCAACACAATCCTCCTTGAAATGGGAGTGACAACTCTTCTAACAACTGAGGCTCCCGACCCCAAAGGAGGTAAAATTAGCAAATATGGAATAGAAGAATACATTTCTAGAGGTGTTGTACTTCTTGATCTTCAAGAGAAGAACATAGAACTAAAGAGATACCTATTAGTCAGGAAGATGCGTGGTACCAGGCATTCAATGAGGAAATACCCATTCGAAATAACTAACAAAGGAGTCGTGGTCTATCCAAGTGGAGAGATTTATTAA
- a CDS encoding RAD55 family ATPase: MNPYHNPLAKSELEEKVERIPTNIIDPLLMGGIPRGSVVLLIGDPKSGKTTFISQFIYNQLISGANVISLLVDIPRYEFISNALDFGWNFITHLNERLHLLDAYTQRIRGGPKFSFTEEAIPDIRDTSQIIDIIKDTTTRILLNNPHNEEPLTVGIISSLTPMFFETEKKEIYKFLEDLKAFSHKNKQVWIIEMNSGVEEPQVETIIKAIVDGIIEMRLFEENHTLQRYLRVYGMRRTRHLLSWVPYDITDKGIVLKLE, translated from the coding sequence TTGAATCCATACCACAACCCACTAGCTAAATCAGAGCTAGAAGAGAAAGTTGAACGCATTCCTACAAACATCATTGACCCCTTATTAATGGGGGGGATTCCACGGGGTAGCGTTGTTCTCCTCATAGGGGACCCAAAATCAGGCAAAACAACATTTATAAGCCAATTTATATATAATCAGCTGATTTCCGGAGCCAATGTAATCAGCCTCCTTGTAGACATTCCTCGTTATGAATTCATAAGTAATGCCCTAGATTTCGGGTGGAATTTTATCACACACCTAAATGAAAGGCTACACCTTTTAGATGCGTATACTCAAAGAATCAGGGGAGGTCCTAAATTTTCTTTTACTGAGGAAGCAATTCCCGATATCAGGGACACTAGTCAGATAATAGACATAATTAAAGATACCACAACAAGGATTCTCTTAAATAACCCACACAATGAAGAACCCCTCACAGTAGGAATAATCTCATCCCTAACCCCCATGTTCTTTGAGACTGAAAAAAAAGAGATATACAAATTTTTAGAAGACTTAAAAGCATTTTCTCATAAGAACAAACAGGTGTGGATAATAGAAATGAACTCCGGGGTGGAAGAACCCCAAGTAGAGACAATAATCAAGGCAATAGTAGATGGGATAATTGAAATGAGACTCTTTGAGGAAAATCATACCCTTCAAAGATATCTCAGAGTATACGGGATGAGAAGAACCAGACATCTCCTTTCTTGGGTCCCCTACGACATAACTGACAAGGGGATTGTTCTTAAACTCGAATAG
- a CDS encoding tripartite tricarboxylate transporter permease has translation MLREVFLGILAGTITGLTPALHVNTLASIIGSVDSIMEGFLYVVFLYTMGLTHTFLDAFPSTFFGIPEEDTALSILPAHRLALQGRALEVVNISLKTSFLAVLFSLAFLPIYLWVAPYYTPTVGRIFVFLLAGLIIFSEKGMKKVYALIMFYMAGILGIISDKLPLKEPYFHLFVGLFGVPAILFSLKNNEKITPGESEILLPKTHFLRYSFLGTLFGMLASLLPTFTSSQAALLGSFLSKDERAFLTISFSVNTANFIFGLANFYATGKTRNGILVLIKNHYYPLNSKEFAILLIITIAVGSVVNLYGLSISKKVGRVIEKIDYKLLNISILFFIIAGSFYFDGLLGIGVLGVATILGTTTLILKVKRTTCMGVLMLKIMIK, from the coding sequence ATGCTTAGAGAAGTATTCTTAGGAATCTTGGCTGGGACTATTACTGGATTAACGCCTGCTCTACATGTAAACACCTTAGCTTCAATTATAGGGAGTGTAGATAGCATAATGGAAGGATTTTTGTACGTCGTGTTTCTCTATACTATGGGTCTAACCCATACTTTTCTAGATGCATTTCCTTCAACATTTTTTGGAATTCCAGAGGAAGACACTGCCTTGAGTATTCTTCCAGCTCATAGGCTGGCCCTCCAGGGAAGAGCTCTCGAAGTTGTGAATATTTCATTAAAAACAAGTTTTCTAGCAGTTTTGTTCTCTCTAGCTTTTCTTCCTATATATCTCTGGGTGGCCCCATATTACACTCCAACAGTGGGGAGAATTTTTGTATTCCTCTTAGCAGGTTTAATTATATTCTCCGAAAAAGGCATGAAAAAAGTGTATGCACTTATTATGTTCTATATGGCTGGAATATTGGGAATTATTAGTGATAAGTTACCTCTTAAAGAACCTTATTTTCACTTGTTTGTAGGGTTGTTTGGTGTTCCAGCTATCTTGTTTTCTTTGAAAAATAATGAAAAAATAACACCAGGAGAAAGTGAGATCCTACTTCCAAAAACACATTTCCTGAGGTACTCCTTCCTCGGGACATTGTTTGGCATGCTTGCTTCCCTTTTGCCCACATTCACATCCTCTCAAGCAGCACTACTGGGAAGTTTCCTATCTAAGGATGAAAGAGCTTTTTTAACAATTTCATTCTCAGTTAATACTGCCAATTTCATATTTGGCTTAGCAAATTTTTATGCTACTGGAAAAACTAGAAATGGAATTTTAGTTTTAATAAAGAATCACTACTATCCCCTAAACTCCAAAGAATTTGCCATATTGCTTATTATAACAATAGCCGTGGGAAGTGTTGTCAATTTGTATGGACTCTCAATTTCCAAAAAGGTAGGAAGAGTAATAGAGAAGATAGATTACAAACTTCTCAATATTTCAATATTGTTCTTTATAATAGCTGGCTCTTTTTACTTTGATGGCCTATTAGGAATAGGAGTACTTGGAGTGGCCACTATACTTGGAACTACAACCCTTATCCTAAAAGTAAAAAGAACAACTTGTATGGGAGTACTAATGTTGAAAATAATGATAAAATAG
- a CDS encoding DUF5748 family protein, protein MNFEVIKEFLEVIGAGYTEVEGEIHLEPEVFYEVWKYIGQPEIKMYIVEDEIVELGSYDPPQMKYTGAKVIKIKKAYFETLDGVRVVTDLVGFQKILKEKKEMS, encoded by the coding sequence ATGAACTTTGAAGTAATAAAAGAGTTTCTGGAAGTAATTGGGGCAGGCTATACTGAGGTAGAGGGGGAAATCCATCTAGAACCAGAGGTTTTTTATGAAGTTTGGAAATATATCGGCCAACCAGAAATTAAAATGTATATTGTAGAGGATGAGATAGTAGAACTTGGTTCATATGATCCGCCCCAAATGAAATATACTGGAGCAAAGGTTATTAAAATAAAGAAGGCATATTTTGAGACCCTTGATGGGGTTAGAGTCGTTACGGACTTGGTCGGGTTTCAAAAAATACTAAAAGAGAAGAAAGAAATGTCTTGA
- a CDS encoding class I SAM-dependent rRNA methyltransferase codes for MAKVYIDAQAYRAIEKGAMIIFKKGIVRTEGEIKPGDVVEVYSRGGKFLGKGFANPNSNIMIRLLTKDKDTEINKELFKERIRKANEYRKSILGYNTAYRMVYGEADYLPGLIVDRFNDIASLQISSAGMERFKMDVAEAILEVEPEIETIFEKNTGRSRRREGLPEIERVLLGKEKYRTIIKEGQAKFIVDMRGQKTGFFLDQRENRIALEKYIKGGERVLDVFTYTGGFAIHAAVAGAEKVVAVDKSPAAIEQAKENAKLNGVEDKMEFLVGSAFGIMEKMQKKGETFDIVILDPPAFVQHEKDLKRGLRAYFNVNYQGLKLVKDGGILVTASCSQHVDMQMFKDMVIAAAAKAGKFLKMVEPYRTQAPDHPILMASKDTEYLKCLFLYVEDMK; via the coding sequence ATGGCAAAAGTATACATCGATGCTCAAGCTTACAGGGCAATTGAAAAAGGTGCGATGATAATTTTCAAAAAAGGTATAGTGAGAACGGAAGGCGAGATCAAACCAGGAGATGTTGTAGAAGTTTATTCAAGGGGAGGAAAATTTTTAGGGAAAGGCTTTGCTAATCCAAACTCAAATATCATGATCCGTCTACTCACAAAAGACAAAGATACTGAAATTAATAAAGAGCTTTTCAAAGAACGCATAAGAAAAGCAAATGAGTACAGAAAAAGTATTCTAGGATATAACACCGCCTATAGAATGGTTTATGGTGAAGCAGATTACCTCCCAGGTTTAATTGTTGATAGATTTAATGATATAGCATCTCTCCAAATCTCAAGTGCTGGGATGGAAAGATTCAAAATGGATGTTGCAGAAGCTATTCTTGAAGTTGAGCCCGAAATCGAAACAATATTTGAGAAAAATACTGGACGATCAAGGAGAAGGGAAGGTCTCCCAGAGATAGAAAGAGTTCTCCTCGGTAAAGAGAAATATCGCACAATTATTAAAGAGGGCCAAGCTAAGTTTATTGTTGATATGAGAGGCCAAAAAACAGGATTTTTCTTAGACCAAAGAGAAAATAGAATCGCTTTGGAAAAATACATAAAAGGGGGAGAAAGGGTTCTTGATGTATTTACTTATACAGGGGGTTTTGCTATCCACGCTGCAGTTGCTGGTGCCGAAAAAGTTGTTGCGGTAGACAAATCCCCAGCTGCAATAGAACAAGCGAAAGAAAACGCCAAGCTAAATGGTGTAGAGGATAAGATGGAGTTTTTAGTAGGCTCCGCATTTGGCATTATGGAGAAAATGCAAAAGAAAGGAGAAACGTTTGATATAGTTATACTGGATCCTCCTGCATTTGTACAGCATGAAAAGGACTTAAAAAGAGGTCTCAGGGCATACTTCAACGTAAACTATCAGGGATTGAAACTTGTTAAAGACGGAGGCATTCTGGTAACGGCTTCCTGCTCCCAACACGTTGACATGCAAATGTTTAAGGATATGGTAATAGCAGCTGCAGCAAAAGCGGGCAAATTCCTAAAGATGGTAGAGCCCTATAGAACCCAAGCCCCAGATCACCCAATTTTAATGGCCTCAAAAGATACAGAGTACCTGAAATGTCTGTTTCTTTACGTAGAGGATATGAAGTGA
- a CDS encoding transposase — translation MEKKKVKHRYSLGGKYKYYETTRLIPILPQSKEFKKGLRDKFLEDWPFAKHYVDSAIKTAYSILDSWRQNYLKERRKRKKPTVKRKFVRVKSTLMKVEGSRIRITVKPREEYLELDYSCEWFYERIKDWKVGEPIIREKDVLLTFSREVKFKGRIKIGIDSNLMSLDIYHPEKGWIKVDLSELHRIAETYDRIIDRLKSIQRKAPKRIGMLLKKYWTRRKNRIEDYLNKLAVQLSRAFPNAVFVFEDLNKFKMLKNGSKKLNRKLSRSTWSKIAQKLSYRVPIEFVNPANTSSTCPTCGSKLESRNGLVVCRCGFKSDRQFLGAFNVFVRGLGVALSGGEVDDLLSNELGGELRLMKPKSIVRVDLRGRTFTHVPP, via the coding sequence TTGGAAAAAAAGAAAGTCAAACACCGCTATTCTCTCGGCGGGAAATACAAATACTACGAGACAACCCGACTAATTCCAATCCTCCCACAGTCCAAAGAGTTCAAGAAGGGATTAAGAGATAAATTTCTTGAAGACTGGCCTTTTGCGAAGCATTACGTTGATTCGGCCATTAAGACTGCTTACTCAATTCTCGATAGTTGGAGACAGAACTACCTGAAAGAGAGGAGGAAAAGAAAGAAACCGACCGTGAAAAGGAAGTTCGTGCGGGTGAAGAGTACTCTGATGAAAGTCGAAGGCTCAAGGATAAGAATAACCGTTAAACCGAGGGAAGAATACCTTGAACTCGACTATTCTTGTGAATGGTTCTATGAGCGGATTAAAGATTGGAAGGTTGGTGAACCGATAATCAGAGAGAAAGATGTTCTTCTAACCTTCTCAAGAGAAGTCAAGTTCAAAGGAAGGATTAAAATTGGGATTGACTCCAATTTAATGAGCCTCGATATTTATCATCCGGAGAAAGGTTGGATTAAGGTGGATTTGAGTGAACTTCACAGGATTGCAGAAACCTACGATAGAATTATCGACAGATTGAAAAGCATTCAGCGAAAAGCCCCAAAGAGGATTGGAATGCTCCTCAAGAAGTATTGGACAAGGAGAAAGAACCGGATTGAAGACTATCTTAACAAACTTGCAGTTCAACTGTCAAGGGCGTTCCCAAACGCTGTTTTCGTCTTTGAGGATTTGAACAAGTTTAAAATGCTGAAGAACGGCTCAAAGAAGCTTAATCGAAAACTCTCACGCTCCACCTGGTCTAAAATCGCTCAAAAACTCTCTTACCGTGTTCCAATCGAGTTTGTGAATCCTGCTAACACTTCCTCCACCTGCCCGACGTGTGGGAGTAAGTTAGAGTCCCGAAACGGGCTGGTGGTTTGCAGGTGTGGTTTTAAATCAGATAGGCAGTTTCTCGGAGCGTTTAATGTTTTCGTGCGGGGACTTGGGGTCGCCCTAAGCGGGGGTGAGGTCGATGATTTACTCTCCAATGAACTCGGAGGGGAGTTGAGGCTGATGAAGCCCAAGTCCATCGTGAGGGTGGATTTAAGGGGGAGGACGTTCACTCACGTTCCCCCCTAA